In Iodobacter fluviatilis, one DNA window encodes the following:
- a CDS encoding carboxymuconolactone decarboxylase family protein produces the protein MSSSYKAVVNDISAQLTQMNKAIPATMAGFGQMAKATHGDGALDKKTKELIAMAIGIAARCQGCLGFHAKACVSMGVTRAEFMEMLQVAIYMGGGPSVMTGAEALQAYEEFGGEKAA, from the coding sequence ATGAGCTCCAGTTACAAAGCCGTCGTGAATGACATCAGCGCTCAGCTTACTCAAATGAATAAAGCGATTCCGGCAACGATGGCGGGGTTTGGGCAAATGGCCAAAGCCACTCATGGTGATGGTGCGCTAGATAAAAAAACCAAGGAGCTGATCGCAATGGCCATCGGCATCGCCGCACGTTGTCAGGGTTGCTTGGGGTTTCATGCCAAGGCCTGCGTCAGCATGGGTGTGACTCGGGCCGAGTTTATGGAAATGCTGCAAGTCGCTATTTATATGGGGGGCGGCCCCAGTGTAATGACAGGGGCAGAGGCTTTGCAGGCGTACGAGGAGTTTGGCGGGGAAAAAGCAGCTTAA
- a CDS encoding sulfurtransferase: MSPLISASQLQEQLADVLLIDCRHDLANPQAGRLAYAEGHLPGAYFLHLDDDLSGLKTGTNGRHPLPDPQVLADKLASLGLSRNRHVVAYDAQGGMYAARLWWLLRWLGHDQVQVLDGGMAAWQGRVVRDLPVPVAAKFVAELRPELKVDVKEVLENIQSAVFTVVDARSPSRFMGEGETLDPVGGHIPGAINRFFQNNVQEDGRFKPAEVLRVEWLSLLAGVDVSQTVQQCGSGVTACHNLLALEVAGLRGARLYAGSWSEWCADATRPVVARLE; this comes from the coding sequence ATGAGCCCTCTTATCTCTGCTTCGCAATTACAAGAACAGCTGGCCGATGTGCTGCTGATTGATTGCCGTCATGATCTGGCTAATCCGCAGGCGGGGCGCTTGGCCTATGCGGAAGGCCATTTGCCAGGCGCATATTTCCTGCATCTGGATGACGATCTTTCCGGGCTTAAAACAGGGACGAATGGCCGCCACCCTTTGCCTGATCCGCAAGTTTTGGCGGATAAGTTGGCGAGTCTTGGGCTAAGTCGCAATCGCCATGTGGTGGCTTATGACGCACAGGGTGGAATGTACGCGGCCAGATTGTGGTGGCTGCTGCGTTGGTTGGGGCATGATCAGGTGCAGGTTTTGGATGGGGGAATGGCGGCCTGGCAGGGCAGAGTGGTTAGAGACTTGCCCGTGCCAGTTGCTGCCAAATTTGTTGCGGAGCTGCGCCCCGAGTTAAAGGTGGATGTAAAAGAGGTGCTGGAGAATATCCAAAGTGCTGTTTTTACCGTGGTGGACGCTCGTTCTCCTTCTCGTTTTATGGGAGAGGGCGAAACGCTGGATCCTGTGGGCGGGCATATCCCCGGTGCAATCAATCGTTTCTTTCAGAACAATGTGCAGGAAGATGGGCGTTTTAAGCCTGCCGAAGTACTTAGGGTTGAATGGTTGTCATTATTGGCAGGAGTGGATGTAAGTCAAACAGTGCAACAATGCGGCTCAGGTGTCACTGCTTGCCATAATCTGCTGGCGTTAGAAGTGGCTGGGCTTCGTGGTGCGAGGCTCTATGCAGGTTCATGGAGTGAGTGGTGTGCTGATGCGACAAGGCCGGTTGTGGCCCGGCTTGAGTAA
- the dcd gene encoding dCTP deaminase, with translation MSIKSDKWIRRMASEHGMIEPFVPGQVKEVNGERIVSYGTSSYGYDIRCADEFKVFTNINSTIVDPKNFDEGSFVNVSGKGYCIIPPNSFALARTVEYFRIPRNALTVCLGKSTYARCGIIVNVTPFEPEWEGYVTLEFSNTTPLPAKIYANEGVAQVLFFEADEDDVCETSYRDRGGKYQGQSGVTLPKT, from the coding sequence ATGAGTATCAAATCAGATAAGTGGATTCGTCGTATGGCCAGCGAGCACGGCATGATCGAGCCGTTTGTGCCAGGCCAGGTGAAGGAAGTAAACGGCGAACGTATTGTTTCTTATGGTACTTCCAGCTACGGCTACGATATTCGCTGTGCCGATGAGTTTAAAGTTTTTACCAATATTAACTCGACGATTGTTGACCCAAAAAACTTTGACGAAGGCAGCTTTGTGAATGTTTCTGGTAAGGGTTATTGCATCATCCCGCCAAATTCTTTTGCATTGGCGCGTACTGTTGAATATTTCCGCATTCCCCGTAATGCTTTAACGGTGTGTCTGGGTAAATCAACCTACGCGCGTTGCGGCATTATTGTGAATGTCACCCCGTTTGAGCCGGAGTGGGAAGGTTATGTGACGCTGGAGTTCTCTAACACCACGCCGCTGCCCGCTAAGATTTACGCCAACGAAGGCGTAGCGCAGGTTTTGTTCTTTGAAGCCGATGAAGATGACGTATGTGAAACCTCCTACCGCGATCGCGGTGGTAAATATCAGGGCCAGAGTGGCGTAACGTTGCCTAAAACCTGA
- a CDS encoding peroxiredoxin, translated as MPNKLCPELKLATTSNLHFDTTALKGQAFVLYFYPKDSTPGCTTEGGDFRDHHAEFLAAQCLVFGISRDSIKSHENFKAKQEYPFELVSDPDETACLAFDVMKQKKMYGKDVRGIERSTFVINKEGEIAKEWRGVKVPGHVTEVLEFVKTL; from the coding sequence ATGCCTAACAAGCTTTGTCCAGAATTAAAACTCGCCACCACATCCAATCTGCACTTCGATACCACCGCACTGAAAGGCCAAGCCTTTGTGCTCTATTTTTACCCCAAAGACAGCACCCCGGGCTGCACCACCGAAGGCGGTGATTTTCGCGATCATCATGCCGAATTTCTTGCCGCCCAATGCCTCGTTTTTGGCATTTCCAGAGACAGCATTAAAAGCCACGAAAACTTCAAAGCCAAGCAAGAATATCCTTTCGAGTTAGTTTCTGACCCAGATGAGACAGCCTGCCTTGCTTTTGATGTCATGAAGCAAAAGAAGATGTATGGTAAGGATGTAAGGGGAATTGAGCGCAGCACCTTCGTGATCAACAAGGAAGGAGAAATCGCAAAAGAATGGCGTGGCGTGAAAGTGCCGGGTCATGTAACAGAAGTACTGGAGTTTGTAAAAACGCTTTAA
- a CDS encoding PhoH family protein, which translates to MATRKRKAPSVTKLFVLDTNVLMHDPTSLFRFEEHDLFLPMMTLEELDNNKKGTSEVARNARQASRFLEELISGKESDLHNGVLLDTASKGQALGRLFMQTEAITSVLPAQLPMGKADNQILGVVHHLQQMHTSRQVILVSKDINMRIKARAMGLAAEDYFNDKVLEDTDLLYTGMREINQKFWERNGKDLQSWQEGGRSYWKIKGPDCAELYVNQLLYQAGDTPLSARVINVEGKTALIESLKDYSHQKNAIWGIVARNREQNFALNLLMNPDVDFVSLLGQAGTGKTLLTLAASLAQTLESKIYSEIIMTRVTVPVGEDIGFLPGTEEEKMMPWMGALEDNLDVLNQSDAEAGDWGRAATRDLIRSRIKVKSLNFMRGRTFLKKFLIIDEAQNLTPKQMKTLITRAGPGTKVVCLGNISQIDTPYLTEGSSGLTYVVDRFKTWEHSGHITLTRGERSRLADYAAEAL; encoded by the coding sequence ATGGCAACCCGCAAGCGCAAAGCACCGAGTGTCACCAAGCTCTTCGTTCTGGATACCAATGTTTTAATGCACGACCCCACCTCTTTGTTCCGATTTGAGGAGCACGATCTCTTTCTACCGATGATGACTTTAGAAGAGCTCGACAACAACAAAAAAGGCACTTCCGAAGTCGCCCGTAATGCCCGGCAAGCCAGCCGTTTTCTGGAAGAGCTGATTTCCGGCAAAGAATCTGACCTGCATAACGGCGTACTGCTTGATACTGCCAGCAAGGGGCAAGCGCTGGGCCGGCTATTTATGCAAACCGAAGCCATTACCAGCGTACTACCCGCCCAGCTCCCCATGGGCAAGGCCGACAACCAAATTCTGGGCGTTGTCCACCATCTGCAACAAATGCACACTTCACGCCAAGTAATCCTAGTTTCCAAAGACATCAATATGCGCATCAAGGCGCGGGCGATGGGGCTGGCGGCAGAAGACTACTTTAACGATAAAGTTTTAGAAGACACCGATCTGCTATATACCGGCATGCGTGAAATTAACCAAAAATTTTGGGAGCGCAACGGTAAAGATCTGCAAAGCTGGCAAGAAGGCGGCCGCAGCTACTGGAAAATAAAAGGCCCGGACTGTGCCGAGCTTTACGTTAACCAGCTACTCTATCAGGCTGGCGACACACCTTTGTCGGCTCGTGTCATCAACGTGGAAGGCAAAACGGCGCTAATTGAAAGCTTAAAAGACTACAGCCACCAAAAAAACGCCATCTGGGGCATTGTCGCCCGCAATCGCGAACAAAATTTCGCCCTCAATCTACTCATGAATCCCGACGTTGATTTTGTCTCCCTGCTTGGCCAGGCGGGTACAGGTAAAACCCTGCTCACGCTTGCAGCAAGCTTGGCGCAAACACTGGAGTCCAAGATTTACAGCGAAATCATCATGACCCGCGTCACGGTGCCTGTAGGAGAAGACATCGGCTTCTTACCCGGTACCGAAGAAGAAAAAATGATGCCGTGGATGGGCGCACTGGAAGACAATCTGGATGTACTCAACCAATCGGATGCCGAAGCAGGTGATTGGGGGCGCGCCGCCACGCGCGATTTAATCCGCTCACGCATTAAAGTAAAATCGCTCAACTTTATGCGCGGCCGCACCTTCCTCAAGAAATTTCTGATTATCGACGAGGCGCAAAACTTAACGCCCAAGCAAATGAAAACCCTCATCACCCGCGCCGGCCCCGGCACCAAGGTGGTGTGCCTAGGTAATATCAGCCAGATCGACACCCCCTACCTGACTGAGGGCAGCTCAGGGCTGACTTATGTAGTCGATCGCTTTAAAACATGGGAGCACTCCGGCCACATCACCCTGACACGGGGTGAGCGATCCAGACTGGCGGATTACGCGGCAGAAGCTCTGTAG
- a CDS encoding AMP nucleosidase — MSRRRMPYLPEFIAPTRHTDPLEALAQVRLIYESSVTHLRDAMQRFVAGEALPGHVRAYYPFVRIQTDTVARLTNESAHLSYGFVAGPGSFETTLTRPDLYDKYYLEQFTLLLQSHRNELEVGVSTQPMPVHFSFAEHDHIEGTLTAERRQLMRDMFDLPDLSAMDDGIANGTYEPKPGEPEPLSLFTAARVDYSLHRLRHYTGTVPEHFQNFVLFTNYQFYIDEFVRLGHECMQDPDSEYIAFVEPGNVITRRIGLAAEAIDALGAAPPRLPQMPAYHLIRADNTGISMVNIGVGPANAKTITDHIAVLRPHAWIMLGHCAGLRNSQQMGDYVLAHGYVREDHVLDEDLPLWVPVPALAEIQLALEAAVSQITEMKGAELKSIMRTGTVASTDNRNWELLPDNRPQRRFSQSRAIALDMESATIAANGFRFRVPYGTLLCVSDKPLHGEIKLPGMANHFYRERVDQHLRIGIRAMELLRDQGEGQLHSRKLRSFAEVAFQ, encoded by the coding sequence ATGAGCCGTCGACGTATGCCCTATTTGCCCGAGTTTATTGCACCAACCCGCCATACCGATCCGCTTGAAGCCCTTGCACAGGTGCGTTTGATTTATGAAAGCAGCGTGACGCATTTGCGCGATGCCATGCAGCGTTTTGTGGCCGGTGAAGCTTTGCCGGGTCATGTTCGGGCTTATTATCCTTTTGTAAGAATCCAAACCGATACCGTTGCAAGGCTCACCAATGAGAGTGCGCATCTGAGCTATGGCTTTGTGGCGGGGCCGGGCAGCTTTGAAACCACCTTAACCCGCCCTGATCTTTACGATAAATACTATCTTGAGCAATTTACGCTGCTCTTGCAAAGCCACAGAAATGAGCTGGAAGTCGGCGTAAGCACCCAGCCCATGCCGGTGCATTTCTCTTTTGCCGAACACGATCATATTGAAGGCACGCTCACTGCAGAGCGCCGCCAGCTGATGCGCGATATGTTTGATCTGCCTGATTTATCTGCCATGGACGATGGCATTGCCAATGGCACTTACGAGCCTAAGCCTGGTGAGCCAGAGCCGCTGTCTTTGTTTACCGCCGCCAGGGTTGATTACTCCCTGCACCGCTTGCGCCATTACACGGGCACGGTGCCCGAGCATTTTCAGAATTTTGTACTGTTTACCAATTACCAGTTTTACATTGATGAGTTCGTGCGGCTTGGGCATGAATGCATGCAAGACCCGGATAGCGAATACATTGCCTTTGTAGAGCCGGGCAATGTGATCACCCGCCGTATTGGCCTTGCTGCCGAAGCCATTGATGCACTGGGCGCAGCACCACCGCGCTTGCCGCAAATGCCCGCTTACCATCTGATCCGTGCAGATAACACAGGGATCAGCATGGTGAATATCGGCGTTGGCCCTGCCAATGCCAAAACCATTACCGATCATATTGCCGTATTGCGCCCTCATGCATGGATCATGCTGGGCCATTGCGCTGGCCTGCGTAATTCCCAGCAAATGGGCGATTACGTGCTGGCGCACGGCTATGTGCGTGAAGATCATGTGCTGGATGAGGATTTGCCACTTTGGGTGCCGGTGCCAGCATTGGCTGAAATTCAGCTTGCCTTGGAAGCGGCCGTTTCACAAATCACCGAAATGAAAGGTGCCGAGTTAAAAAGCATTATGCGTACCGGTACCGTGGCCAGCACCGATAACCGCAATTGGGAATTGCTTCCCGATAATCGCCCGCAGCGCCGCTTTAGCCAAAGCCGTGCCATTGCGCTGGATATGGAAAGCGCCACCATCGCCGCAAACGGCTTCAGGTTTCGCGTGCCTTATGGAACGCTGCTCTGCGTGAGTGATAAACCGCTGCACGGCGAGATTAAACTCCCCGGTATGGCGAATCACTTCTACCGCGAGCGGGTTGATCAGCACTTGCGAATTGGTATTCGGGCCATGGAGCTGCTGCGCGATCAGGGCGAAGGCCAGCTGCATAGTCGTAAGTTAAGGAGTTTTGCTGAGGTGGCGTTTCAGTAG
- the pta gene encoding phosphate acetyltransferase, with protein MQTFFVAPTRQNVGLTSVSLGVVRALQHQGLKVGFVKPVSQEPQGIERSTHFASQICQIECPQSLSIAQVIARVSAGQNDELLEDIVSLCMGAAHGVDVLVVEGMHLDPSNAFTARLNNEVARSLQAEVILVANARATGAVAESRLAASQLKNEGCKVAGVIFNKATAQFDAASVQYELDGIPLWGFIKFDPALLAPRTLDIARHLNAEILIEGDIANRRVLETVVAARSVPEVIERLKAGALVVSAGDRDDVMLATALAASQGVQLAGLLLTHSSQPDSRILELARQALTSGIPVMRTDSDSFNTAIRITQLPPAVATDDSERMNLVLDAVSEQIDMAMLMNAVQVPPSTRMSPPAFRYQLIQKARSVRKTVVLPEGEEPRTIRAAIICEEKGIAHCVLLGKRATIEAIAAAQGVMLPESLEILDPDVIRAEYVEPMVELRKSKGLTPGQALQQLEDTVVLGTMMLAVNKVDGLVSGAIHTTASTVRPALQLIKTAPGSSIVSSVFFMLMPEQVLVYGDCAINPNPNAVQLAEIAKQSADSARAFGVDPKVAMISYSTGKSGAGADVDKVREATELARSSYPDLVLDGPLQYDAASVSEVAAQKAPSSTVAGKATVFVFPDLNTGNTTYKAVQRSAHVVSVGPMLQGLRKPVNDLSRGALVDDIVFTIALTAIQAQNLAA; from the coding sequence ATGCAAACCTTTTTTGTGGCTCCAACCCGACAAAATGTCGGCCTTACTTCGGTATCTTTAGGTGTGGTTCGCGCTTTACAACACCAGGGTCTGAAAGTGGGATTTGTAAAGCCGGTTTCACAAGAGCCGCAGGGTATTGAGCGCTCTACGCATTTTGCCTCACAAATTTGCCAGATTGAATGCCCGCAGTCTTTGTCGATTGCTCAGGTCATTGCCCGCGTATCTGCAGGGCAAAATGACGAATTATTAGAAGATATTGTCAGCCTGTGTATGGGCGCTGCGCATGGCGTGGATGTATTGGTCGTTGAAGGTATGCATTTGGATCCAAGCAATGCATTTACCGCCAGATTAAATAATGAAGTAGCCCGCAGCTTGCAGGCCGAAGTGATTTTGGTGGCCAATGCGCGCGCAACGGGTGCGGTGGCGGAATCGCGCCTTGCGGCCAGTCAGCTGAAGAATGAAGGCTGCAAAGTGGCCGGTGTGATCTTCAATAAAGCCACCGCGCAGTTTGACGCGGCTTCTGTGCAATACGAGCTGGATGGTATTCCATTGTGGGGTTTTATTAAGTTTGATCCGGCCTTGCTTGCGCCGCGCACCTTAGATATTGCCCGTCATTTGAATGCAGAAATCCTGATTGAAGGCGATATTGCAAACCGTCGTGTGCTAGAGACCGTGGTGGCGGCTCGTTCTGTTCCTGAAGTGATTGAGCGCTTGAAAGCAGGGGCTTTGGTGGTAAGTGCCGGGGACAGGGATGATGTGATGCTGGCAACTGCTCTGGCCGCTAGCCAGGGCGTGCAACTGGCCGGACTGCTGCTGACGCATTCCAGCCAGCCGGACAGCCGTATTCTGGAATTAGCGCGTCAGGCCTTAACAAGTGGTATTCCGGTGATGCGTACGGACAGCGACAGCTTTAATACTGCTATTCGTATTACCCAATTGCCACCAGCAGTAGCCACCGACGACAGCGAGCGCATGAATCTGGTGCTGGACGCCGTATCCGAGCAAATCGATATGGCCATGCTGATGAATGCGGTGCAAGTGCCGCCATCCACACGGATGTCGCCTCCGGCTTTCCGCTATCAGCTCATCCAAAAAGCGCGCTCAGTGCGTAAAACCGTGGTCTTGCCTGAGGGTGAAGAGCCACGCACTATTCGCGCGGCCATTATTTGTGAAGAAAAAGGCATTGCTCACTGCGTCTTGCTGGGTAAACGCGCCACCATCGAAGCCATTGCCGCTGCGCAGGGTGTGATGCTGCCAGAAAGTCTTGAGATTCTGGATCCGGATGTGATCCGTGCCGAGTATGTAGAGCCGATGGTTGAGCTGCGTAAGAGCAAGGGCCTTACTCCGGGCCAAGCATTACAGCAACTTGAAGATACTGTTGTGCTGGGTACCATGATGCTGGCCGTGAACAAGGTGGATGGCCTAGTATCTGGCGCGATCCACACCACAGCAAGTACGGTGCGACCTGCGTTGCAGCTGATCAAAACTGCGCCTGGCTCGTCGATTGTGTCTTCGGTCTTCTTTATGCTGATGCCGGAGCAGGTATTGGTTTACGGCGATTGCGCGATTAATCCTAATCCGAATGCAGTACAGCTGGCCGAAATTGCCAAGCAAAGTGCGGATAGTGCACGTGCATTTGGTGTAGATCCTAAAGTAGCCATGATCAGCTACAGCACCGGTAAATCTGGTGCGGGGGCCGATGTGGATAAGGTACGCGAAGCCACCGAGCTGGCCCGTAGTAGCTACCCTGATCTGGTGCTGGATGGCCCGCTGCAGTACGACGCAGCATCGGTATCCGAAGTGGCCGCACAAAAAGCGCCAAGCAGCACTGTGGCAGGTAAGGCAACCGTGTTTGTATTCCCTGATCTGAATACAGGTAACACCACGTACAAGGCTGTACAACGTAGCGCCCATGTAGTGAGTGTTGGCCCTATGCTGCAAGGCTTGCGTAAACCGGTAAATGATTTGTCACGCGGTGCTTTGGTGGATGACATTGTGTTTACCATTGCGCTGACCGCCATCCAGGCGCAAAACCTAGCTGCGTAA
- a CDS encoding ParA family protein: MTVIVVFNQKGGVGKTTVSANLAAAIAKNGVEPLVIDLDPQAHLTSLYGIKPKSSQSIYRFFQGASTLSDLIITRDDGINFVPSHLELGKVDAQLTRHKDHVWRLKLALTAEMLSGYGLPIIIDCTPTLGVLSFSAMFAADIILAPVAAEYLALNGAVQLAQTLKGLEKFQARKPRRFLINRYTPGQITSETVAGQLIKHFPGEVLKTRIREQEALSAAVGSGANIFDFAPTSGAAADFTFLLDELIESSLISLSLDLPFE; the protein is encoded by the coding sequence ATGACGGTTATTGTCGTTTTCAATCAAAAAGGTGGCGTTGGTAAAACCACCGTCAGCGCCAACCTAGCCGCCGCCATCGCCAAAAATGGCGTAGAGCCGCTGGTGATTGATTTAGACCCACAAGCTCACCTCACCTCGCTCTACGGCATAAAACCTAAAAGCAGCCAAAGCATTTATCGCTTCTTTCAGGGCGCAAGCACACTATCTGATTTAATTATTACAAGAGATGACGGCATTAACTTTGTGCCCTCTCATTTAGAGCTGGGAAAAGTAGACGCGCAGCTTACCCGCCACAAAGATCATGTATGGCGGCTGAAGCTGGCACTGACAGCAGAAATGCTTTCGGGCTATGGCCTGCCCATCATTATTGACTGCACCCCCACGCTGGGCGTGCTGTCTTTTTCTGCCATGTTTGCTGCCGACATCATTCTTGCCCCCGTTGCCGCCGAATACCTGGCCCTGAACGGCGCAGTACAGCTAGCACAAACACTAAAAGGACTTGAAAAGTTTCAGGCCAGAAAGCCAAGGCGCTTTCTGATCAACCGCTACACGCCTGGGCAAATCACATCAGAAACCGTAGCAGGCCAGCTAATCAAACACTTCCCTGGAGAAGTGCTTAAAACCCGAATCAGAGAGCAAGAAGCGCTCTCTGCGGCAGTGGGCAGCGGCGCAAACATCTTCGACTTTGCCCCCACCTCAGGTGCAGCAGCAGATTTTACTTTTTTGCTGGACGAGCTCATCGAATCCAGCCTGATTTCGCTGTCACTGGATTTACCGTTTGAGTGA
- a CDS encoding DNA-3-methyladenine glycosylase family protein, translating into MSTIYGKPAYWDQATAELSAADSVMAGLIARYPDISLEGRGEVFHTLARAIVGQQISVKAADSVWSRFAAHLQKIEATRVLESSVEELRACGLSARKVEYLYDLARHQQAGLLDVALWHDLDDEAVIGRLVDIRGIGRWTAEMFLIFYLLRPNVLPLDDIGLLKAIALLYHNNERLPRGIICDLAQKWQPWRTVATWYLWRSLDPVPVEY; encoded by the coding sequence ATGAGCACAATTTATGGCAAGCCTGCCTATTGGGACCAAGCCACAGCTGAGTTGTCTGCCGCCGATTCCGTGATGGCTGGTTTAATTGCCCGCTATCCAGATATCAGCCTAGAAGGGCGTGGCGAGGTGTTTCACACTCTAGCTCGTGCCATTGTCGGCCAGCAAATCTCCGTAAAAGCGGCGGATTCGGTCTGGTCGCGTTTTGCGGCTCATTTACAAAAAATTGAAGCTACGCGCGTGCTGGAAAGTAGTGTGGAGGAATTGCGCGCCTGTGGCTTATCCGCCCGCAAAGTGGAATATCTTTATGATTTAGCAAGGCACCAGCAGGCTGGCCTGCTGGATGTGGCACTTTGGCATGATCTGGATGATGAGGCGGTCATTGGCAGGTTGGTCGATATTCGCGGCATAGGCCGCTGGACCGCAGAGATGTTTCTTATCTTTTACCTGCTCCGTCCCAATGTGCTGCCGCTGGACGATATCGGCCTGCTTAAGGCGATTGCGCTGCTTTACCACAACAATGAAAGACTGCCGCGAGGTATTATCTGTGACTTGGCGCAAAAATGGCAGCCCTGGCGCACCGTCGCCACATGGTATCTGTGGCGCAGCTTAGATCCGGTGCCAGTGGAGTATTAG
- the pmbA gene encoding metalloprotease PmbA, producing MSEFSFDQQELCDLASMVLEQAKNQGATACDVDVSEGYGQNVSVRLGEVETIEYNRDKGVGVTVYLGQQKGHASSSDFSPDAIKETVRAALAIARFTAADSFAGLPDADRLATSFPDFDLYHPWDLSVEGAIALATECENAARSVDARISNSEGASVSTGASRFVYANSLGFMGAERSSRYSLSAAVIAEDESGMQRDYWYSSARSPEDLDSAVAVGKRAGERSLRRLGARRVKTGEYPVLFEAPVASGLIGTFVQAVSGSSLYRKSSFLPDSLGQTVFAPCVSIKEDPFLKKGMSSGAFDAEGVATVARDVVSQGVLNGYFLSSYSARKLGMRTTGNAGGAHNLIVAPTHTFAQLLAELGTGLFVTELLGHGTNMVTGDYSRGAAGFWVENGVIQYAVEEITIAGNLRDIFKNIVGIGDDSQPWSSRKVGSILVSKMTVAGE from the coding sequence GTGTCCGAATTTAGTTTTGATCAGCAAGAATTATGTGATTTAGCCTCCATGGTGCTCGAGCAGGCGAAAAATCAAGGCGCAACAGCCTGCGATGTGGATGTGTCTGAAGGCTATGGGCAAAATGTATCGGTGCGTCTGGGTGAAGTAGAAACCATCGAATACAACCGCGATAAAGGGGTAGGCGTTACCGTTTATCTGGGCCAGCAAAAAGGCCATGCCAGCAGCAGTGATTTTTCGCCTGATGCGATTAAAGAAACCGTCAGGGCAGCGCTGGCCATTGCCCGCTTTACAGCAGCAGATTCTTTTGCAGGCTTGCCGGATGCAGACCGGTTGGCAACGTCTTTTCCGGATTTCGATTTATACCATCCATGGGATTTATCGGTAGAAGGCGCAATTGCACTGGCAACAGAGTGTGAAAACGCGGCTCGTAGTGTGGATGCGCGCATCAGTAATTCGGAAGGAGCATCGGTTTCTACCGGGGCGAGCCGTTTTGTATATGCCAATTCCTTAGGCTTTATGGGTGCAGAGCGCAGCTCACGCTATAGTCTTTCAGCTGCGGTGATTGCCGAAGATGAATCGGGGATGCAGCGCGATTACTGGTACAGCTCGGCCAGATCTCCTGAAGACCTGGATTCGGCGGTTGCTGTGGGAAAGCGTGCAGGCGAGCGTTCTTTGCGCCGCCTTGGTGCCCGTCGCGTAAAAACGGGCGAATATCCGGTGTTGTTTGAAGCACCGGTGGCTTCCGGCTTGATCGGCACTTTTGTGCAAGCTGTCAGCGGCAGTAGCCTTTATCGCAAATCCAGCTTTTTGCCTGACAGCCTAGGGCAGACTGTTTTTGCGCCTTGTGTCAGCATTAAAGAAGATCCCTTCCTTAAAAAAGGCATGAGCAGCGGTGCATTTGATGCAGAAGGCGTGGCCACCGTGGCGCGTGATGTGGTCAGCCAGGGCGTGCTAAATGGCTACTTTTTATCTAGCTATTCCGCACGCAAATTAGGCATGCGCACCACCGGTAATGCAGGCGGCGCGCACAATCTGATCGTTGCGCCCACGCATACCTTTGCTCAGCTATTGGCAGAGTTGGGCACAGGCTTGTTTGTGACTGAATTGCTTGGCCACGGTACTAATATGGTGACGGGTGATTATTCCCGTGGTGCTGCAGGCTTTTGGGTGGAAAACGGCGTGATTCAATACGCGGTAGAAGAAATCACCATTGCTGGTAATTTACGTGACATCTTTAAAAATATTGTGGGTATTGGTGATGATAGTCAGCCATGGTCCAGCCGCAAGGTGGGCTCGATTTTAGTGAGTAAGATGACGGTTGCTGGCGAGTAA
- the yjgA gene encoding ribosome biogenesis factor YjgA: MARPKHDLPDDDIEYVSKTEMKSEMTALQKLGEKLIPLDKKQLATLKLPERLYDAIIAAKKITANGATARQKQFIGKLMRDVDPEPINELLAKLAGLSDKHSAWLHRLERLRESMLADPKVIENFVTEHPTVEIQQLRQLVRNALKEREQQKPAKAFRELFKLIKQYIPEPALPGLEVSNTEEDEE, from the coding sequence ATGGCAAGACCAAAACACGACCTTCCTGACGACGATATCGAGTACGTCAGCAAAACAGAAATGAAGTCAGAAATGACTGCCCTGCAAAAACTCGGCGAAAAACTGATCCCGCTGGATAAAAAGCAACTGGCCACGCTCAAGCTACCAGAACGGCTTTATGACGCCATTATTGCGGCGAAAAAAATCACCGCAAATGGCGCGACGGCCAGACAAAAGCAATTTATCGGCAAGCTAATGCGTGATGTCGATCCAGAGCCAATTAACGAGCTACTGGCTAAATTAGCAGGCCTTTCTGACAAGCACAGCGCTTGGTTACATCGCTTAGAGCGTTTACGTGAAAGCATGCTGGCCGACCCTAAAGTCATTGAAAATTTCGTGACCGAGCATCCAACAGTAGAAATTCAACAGCTGCGCCAGCTCGTTCGCAATGCTTTAAAAGAGCGCGAGCAGCAAAAACCAGCCAAAGCGTTCCGCGAGTTATTTAAGCTCATCAAACAATATATTCCAGAGCCAGCACTACCCGGCCTTGAAGTATCCAATACAGAAGAAGACGAAGAATAA